A single genomic interval of Spinacia oleracea cultivar Varoflay chromosome 6, BTI_SOV_V1, whole genome shotgun sequence harbors:
- the LOC110788501 gene encoding uncharacterized protein, producing MTPSKDWMAIEDYVNDPSFEVGVNSFLDYAFQKLGTDNIRCPCCVCVNGEFGDREKVRQHLLVYGVVKRYTFWFHHGERLEQEPQLVCDGDNDGDDDGDDNIVEENGNELDEMLGIIRDLYPECNNVGSSLNDSNLEEPNADAKRFYNLLKDSQDPVYEGCKSSRMSALLKLLHIKTLGRWTNESFNMLLDFLKEDLLPKGSNLPKSYNKSKKVMKDLGLSYQKIDACVNDCMLYWKENEKLNACDICGASRWKSNKHNGEEKCKSNGKRIPHKTLRYFPLKPRLQRLFMCSKTASLMTWHHGKKKKDGTMRHPVDGTAWESFDTEHPNFASDPRNVRLGLASDGFQPFANSNTSYSIWPVILIPYNVPPELCMKQSNMILSMLISGPKGPGDAIDVYLQPLIEELKDLWEVGVQTFDAATQRHFQLRAALMWTINDFPAYAMLSGWSTKGYLACPCCLRDTRSMRLPHGGKECYVRHRCYLPMNHRWRKDKKSFDGTVEREGPPQPSSIDDILNELKDLENIILSKDPSVKKKISHEVRGDNWNKKSIFFELPYWKTNLLRHNLDVMHIEKKICDSVLGTIMNIQGKTKDTLKSRHDLKDLGVRPTLHPIKVGDKWNMPPAPYTFSSSEKQTFCNFLKELKVPDGFSSNISYCVNSKEAKISGLKSHDCHVILEHLLPLAIHGLLTLLVREALIELSLFFTLLCAKVLNVDDLK from the coding sequence ATGACTCCTAGTAAGGATTGGATGGCGATCGAAGATTACGTTAATGACCCATCATTTGAAGTGGGAGTTAATAGTTTTTTAGACTATGCATTTCAAAAGTTGGGAACCGATAATATTCGTTGTCCTTGTTGCGTATGTGTGAATGGTGAGTTTGGGGACCGAGAAAAAGTGAGACAACATCTTCTAGTTTATGGAGTAGTCAAAAGGTACACCTTTTGGTTTCATCACGGGGAAAGGTTGGAGCAAGAGCCTCAACTTGTGTGTGATGGGGATAATGATGGGGATGATGATGGGGATGATAATATCGTGGAAGAAAATGGAAACGAGTTAGATGAAATGCTTGGTATTATTCGGGATTTATATCCCGAGTGCAATAATGTTGGTTCTTCCTTGAATGATAGTAATCTTGAGGAACCAAATGCAGATGCCAAAAGGTTTTATAACTTGTTGAAGGATTCTCAAGATCCGGTTTATGAAGGTTGCAAGAGTTCTAGAATGTCTGCCCTCTTAAAACTTCTTCATATTAAGACTTTGGGTCGTTGGACCAACGAATCATTTAACATGCTCTTAGATTTCTTAAAGGAGGATCTTCTTCCCAAGGGATCAAATTTGCCAAAGTCTTATAATAAGTCTAAGAAGGTAATGAAAGACCTTGGTTTGTCATATCAAAAAATTGATGCATGTGTCAATGATTGCATGCTTTATTGGAAGGAGAATGAGAAGTTGAATGCCTGTGACATATGTGGTGCATCAAGATGGAAGAGTAACAAACACAATGGGGAAGAGAAGTGTAAATCGAATGGTAAGAGAATACCTCATAAGACACTACGATACTTTCCATTAAAACCGAGGTTGCAAAGACTATTTATGTGCTCCAAGACTGCTTCTTTGATGACATGGCATCATgggaaaaagaagaaagatgGTACAATGAGACATCCAGTTGACGGAACGGCTTGGGAGTCATTTGACACAGAGCATCCTAATTTTGCATCAGACCCTCGAAATGTCAGGCTCGGGCTTGCTAGTGATGGTTTTCAACCCTTTGCAAATTCAAACACATCATATAGTATATGGCCTGTTATCCTTATTCCGTATAATGTGCCTCCTGAACTTTGTATGAAGCAGTCTAATATGATTTTGTCAATGCTTATTTCGGGTCCTAAAGGTCCTGGTGATGCAATTGACGTATATTTGCAGCCTCTAATTGAGGAATTGAAAGATCTGTGGGAAGTTGGTGTGCAGACCTTTGATGCAGCAACGCAACGTCATTTTCAGCTACGTGCAGCTTTAATGTGGACCATTAATGATTTTCCAGCCTATGCGATGTTATCTGGTTGGAGCACTAAGGGGTATCTAGCATGCCCTTGTTGTCTTAGGGATACTCGGTCAATGAGGCTACCTCACGGAGGTAAGGAATGCTATGTGCGTCATCGCTGCTATTTGCCAATGAATCATAGATGGAGAAAGGATAAGAAATCATTTGATGGAACAGTCGAGCGTGAAGGACCTCCACAACCTTCTTCAATAGATGATATTCTTAATGAACTTAAGGATCTCGAGAACATTATATTGTCTAAGGATCCAAGTGTGAAGAAAAAAATATCTCATGAAGTTAGGGGGGACAATTGGAATAAGAAAAGTATTTTCTTTGAACTTCCATACTGGAAGACTAATCTCTTACGACACAATTTAGACGTGATGCACATTGAGAAGAAAATATGTGATAGTGTTCTTGGGACAATAATGAATATTCAAGGGAAGACAAAAGACACATTAAAATCACGTCATGACTTGAAAGATTTGGGGGTGCGGCCTACATTGCACCCTATCAAAGTAGGGGACAAATGGAATATGCCTCCGGCTCCATATACTTTTTCCTCCTCCGAAAAACAAACATTCTGTAACTTTTTGAAAGAGCTAAAAGTCCCTGATGGTTTTTCATCAAATATATCTTATTGTGTAAACTCGAAGGAAGCTAAGATTTCGGGTTTGAAGAGCCACGATTGTCATGTAATACTTGAGCATCTTCTTCCTTTAGCAATACATGGTCTTCTCACTCTACTTGTACGTGAAGCATTAATTGAGTTGTCATTGttctttactttattatgtGCGAAAGTACTTAATGTGGATGATTTGAAGTAA
- the LOC130463718 gene encoding potassium transporter 1-like, producing MFADLGHFSACSIKTAFTFLVYPCLVLAYMGEAAFLSCHNEDIQRSFYKAIPEPVFWPVFIVATFAAVVEPVFGLER from the exons ATGTTTGCTGATTTGGGACATTTTTCAGCTTGTTCAATTAAG ACAGCATTTACTTTTCTGGTTTACCCTTGTTTGGTTTTGGCTTATATGGGTGAGGCTGCCTTCCTGTCTTGTCATAATGAAGATATTCAGAGGAGCTTCTACAAAGCTATTCCAG AACCAGTATTCTGGCCGGTTTTCATAGTGGCTACATTTGCGGCGGTAGTAGAACCAGTATTCGGTCTGGAAAGGTAA
- the LOC130464134 gene encoding ABC transporter C family member 1-like: MAFKPFDWYCQPVANGVWATAVQNALGAFTPCTTDTIVICISHLAMMGLCVYRIWITNMNFKAEKFCLRSKYYNYFLALLAGYSAAEHLFRLIMGVSVLNLEGEAGLAPFEQVNYSNARK; the protein is encoded by the exons ATGGCTTTCAAGCCATTTGATTGGTATTGCCAGCCAGTGGCGAATGGTGTATGGGCAACAGCGGTGCAAAATGCTCTGGGAGCTTTTACACCCTGTACCACAGACACTATTGTGATTTGCATATCACATTTAGCTATGATGGGGCTGTGTGTATATCGAATATGGATAACCAACATGAATTTCAAAGCTGAGAAGTTTTGTTTGAGGTCCAAATATTACAACTACTTTTTGGCTTTGTTGGCTGGTTACTCTGCAGCTGAACATTTGTTCAGGTTAATCATGGGTGTTTCGGTGCTTAATTTGGAAGGGGAGGCTGGTCTTGCGCCATTTGAG CAAGTAAATTACAGTAATGctagaaaatga